A section of the Aricia agestis chromosome 4, ilAriAges1.1, whole genome shotgun sequence genome encodes:
- the LOC121726034 gene encoding uncharacterized protein LOC121726034: MKYKLRKKYYKYENVNLPNTSWRVSTKTMLVALLGLSCFVTGYFYPRCAPSDLVPKLEKPQKSDNYVKNMGLIKKLHKELNVKYILLWTPQNYAPFYFFKEGNRIFIENKCAWTSCYVTANRNLLGEDVSKFHAIAFNGRSNNIDPPKARLPRQKYVFFNMESADNYPVCSSRWDGFFNWTATYRLDSDIPFPYIQIRNQKGEVVGPKPNMKWQDAESDAGYDFRQNKTKAVAWFVSNCKSRSDRRRVAADLAEALKMYGLTVDIYGSCGDHTCPRFDEKYDCGNVLKREYFFYLSFENSFSEDYVTEKLLTALQHDVVPIVLGGADYSQFLPPGSYLNAGNTSSEDLASAIDRLIRSPSEYNKFFRWKTLYRYRDPSTTDSVCAMCAALHNHTLLTHRTSYTNFRQWCYQNNNVPEDLIKEALDNVAKDVRYTAIYRKIDKLPKDMKYLLFWTPVEYAPLYYFKDGQRAFIDKNCSDINCYVTSDRNLFKGDLSRFDAIGFNGRTMYERRDSGLELPSSRYSHQKYIYFNLESADNYPICNSEWDGFFNWTATYRLDSDIPFPYIQIRNQGGEVVGPKRNMKWQEYSDSEELIDYRQNKTKAVAWFVSHCSSRSGRKLFANHIQKELKNYNLKLDIYGSCGPLKCPRHTDHCMRMLERDYFFYLSFENSFSEDYVTEKLLTALQHDVVPIVLGGADYSRFLPPGSYLDALETSPRELAAKINDIMNSPSEYNKFFRWKTLYRYRDPSTTDSVCAMCAALHNHTLLTHRTSYTNFKHWWNPFYVQRCKPVD; the protein is encoded by the exons atgaaatacaaattaaggaaaaaatattataaatatgagaACGTAAACTTGCCAAACACATCATGGAGAGTTTCAACGAAAACCATGCTTGTAGCTCTCCTTGGGCTAAGTTGTTTCGTCACTGGGTACTTCTACCCACGCTGCGCTCCCTCAGACCTCGTCCCTAAACTTGAGAAACCACAAAAATCTGATAACTATGTAAAAAATATGGGattgattaaaaaattacataaggAACTAAACGTAAAATACATTCTACTCTGGACACCTCAAAACTACGCGCCATTTTATTTCTTCAAGGAGGGCAACAGAATATTTATCGAGAACAAATGCGCTTGGACGTCGTGCTACGTGACCGCCAATAGAAATCTGCTCGGCGAGGATGTAAGCAAATTCCATGCGATCGCTTTCAATGGCCGGAGCAATAACATTGATCCCCCGAAGGCCAGGTTGCCGCGACAGAAGTACGTCTTCTTCAACATGGAGTCGGCGGACAACTATCCAGTTTGCAGCAGCAGATGGGACGGTTTCTTCAACTGGACGGCGACGTACAGACTCGACTCGGACATCCCCTTCCCTTATATCCAAATCAGGAACCAAAAAGGAGAGGTGGTTGGACCGAAACCAAACATGAAGTGGCAGGACGCCGAATCCGATGCAGGATACGATTTCAGACAGAACAAAACGAAGGCCGTCGCTTGGTTCGTCTCCAATTGCAAAAGCAGGAGTGATCGTAGACGGGTAGCTGCTGATTTGGCGGAGGCTTTAAAGATGTATGGATTGACGGTGGACATCTACGGGTCGTGTGGGGATCACACGTGTCCGAGGTTCGACGAGAAGTATGATTGTGGCAATGTTCTGAAAAGGGAGTACTTCTTTTACCTATCGTTTGAGAACTCGTTCTCGGAGGACTACGTGACGGAGAAGCTGCTGACGGCGCTGCAGCACGACGTGGTGCCGATCGTGCTGGGCGGCGCTGATTACAGTCA GTTCCTGCCACCGGGGTCCTATTTGAACGCAGGGAACACAAGTTCGGAAGATTTGGCGTCTGCTATAGACAGACTGATACGGTCCCCGAGCGAATACAACAAGTTCTTCAGATGGAAGACCCTGTATCGGTACCGGGACCCGTCCACCACTGACAGCGTGTGCGCGATGTGTGCTGCCCTCCACAATCACACGCTCCTCACACACCGCACCAGCTACACCAACTTTAGACAATG gtgc taccaaaataataatgtcCCCGAAGATCTCATTAAGGAAGCTCTCGATAACGTCGCTAAGGACGTCAGATATACTGCCATTTACAGAAAAATTGACAAGCTACCGAAAGATATGAAATATTTGCTGTTTTGGACGCCAGTGGAGTATGcgcctttatattatttcaaggACGGTCAGAGGGCGTTTATAGACAAAAATTGCTCCGACATAAACTGCTATGTTACGAGCGATAGGAATTTATTCAAGGGCGATCTCAGCCGATTCGACGCTATCGGGTTCAACGGACGCACTATGTACGAGAGACGGGATTCCGGGCTAGAACTCCCGAGTTCGCGCTACAGTCACCAGAAGTATATTTACTTTAATCTGGAGTCAGCGGACAACTATCCAATCTGCAACAGCGAGTGGGACGGTTTCTTCAATTGGACGGCGACGTACAGACTCGATTCGGACATCCCTTTTCCTTATATTCAAATAAGGAACCAAGGAGGGGAGGTAGTCGGACCGAAACGAAATATGAAGTGGCAGGAGTACTCCGATTCCGAAGAGTTAATTGATTACAGGCAGAACAAAACGAAGGCCGTCGCTTGGTTCGTTTCGCACTGCAGCAGCAGGAGTGGCCGAAAATTATTTGCAAACCATATTCAAAAGGAATTGaagaattataatttaaaattagatatttacgGAAGCTGCGGCCCACTCAAATGTCCGAGACACACTGATCATTGTATGAGGATGTTGGAGAGGGATTACTTCTTTTACCTGTCGTTTGAGAACTCGTTCTCGGAGGACTACGTGACGGAGAAGCTGCTGACGGCGCTGCAGCACGACGTGGTGCCGATCGTGCTCGGCGGCGCTGACTACAGTCG GTTTCTACCACCGGGTTCCTATCTGGACGCACTAGAGACTAGTCCTCGCGAATTGGCCGCCAAGATCAACGACATCATGAATTCCCCGAGCGAGTACAACAAGTTCTTCAGATGGAAGACCCTGTACCGGTACCGGGACCCGTCCACCACTGACAGCGTGTGCGCGATGTGTGCTGCCCTCCACAACCACACGCTCCTCACACACCGCACCAGCTACACCAACTTCAAGCACTGGTGGAACCCCTTCTACGTGCAGAGGTGTAAGCCTGTTGACTGA